Below is a genomic region from Streptomyces ferrugineus.
TGATCGAGGTGGGCGCCAAGCCGAGCGGCGACGTCATCAGCGCCACGGAGACGGGCGAGGAGGGCGAGACCGTCACCGTGCAGGAGCCGCGCTCGTCGGTGACGCGGGAGGTCGGCCGTACGCTGCTGATCATCGGTGCGGTGGCGCTGCTTGCGGTGATCGCGGCGGTGCTGCTCGCCGTCCGCCAGGCGAACCGTCTCGCCTCCCCGCTCACCGACCTCGCGGAGACGGCCGAACGCCTCGGCTCCGGCGATCCCCGCCCCCGGCACAAGCGCTACGGCGTCCCCGAGCTGGACCGGGTGGCGGATGTACTGGACTCCTCGGCGGAGCGCATCGCGCGCATGCTCACGGCCGAACGCCGCCTGGCGGCGGACGCCTCCCACCAGCTGCGCACCCCCCTCACCGCGCTCTCCATGCGCCTGGAGGAGATCACCCTCACCGAGGATCTCGACACCGTGAAGGACGAGGCGACCATCGCCCTGACGCAGGTGGAACGCCTCACGGACGTCGTCGAGCGCCTTCTGACCAACTCCCGCGACCCGCGCAACGGCTCCGCTGTCACCTTCGACCTCGACGAGGTCATCCAGCAGCAGCTCGCCGAGTGGCGGCCGGCGTACCGCAGTGTGGGCAGGGCGATCGTGAGCTCGGGCAAGCGCCATCTGGAGGCGGTGGGTACTCCGGGCGCGGTGGCCCAGGTCCTGGCGGCCCTGATCGAGAACTCCCTCATGCACGGCGGCGGCACCGTGGCCCTGCGCACCCGTGTCACCGGCAACCAGGCGGTGATCGAGGTCACCGACGAGGGCCCCGGCATCCCGCCCGACCTCGGCGCCCGCATCTTCGAGCGCGCGATCAGCGGCCGCAACTCCACGGGCATCGGCCTGGCGGTGGCCCGCGACCTGGCGGAGGCGGACGGCGGCCGCCTGGAGATGCTGCAGACGAAGCCCCCGGTCATAGCCCTGTTCCTGTCCCGGACCCCGCCGCCGAAGAAGGCACAGGAGTCGGGGCTGACGGTCAGGTAGGCGACGCCGGGCGCCGGGTCAGCCCACCCGCTGGCCGACCCTCGGCTCCCGCGCCGCGGGCCGGCGCTCCAGGAACGATTCGGCTGGCGGGGCCGGCTCCTCGACCGGGAGCGCGCGGAACACCCAGGTGCGGTACGACCAGAACCGGAACAGCGTCGCGATGCCGATGCCGAGGAACTTGAAGATGTTGCTCTGCAGCGGGCTGTCCCAGCCGAAGCCGTACGTCGCCGCGTACAGCACGCCGTTCTCGATGACCAGGCCGACCACGCTGAACAGCAGGAACAGCCCGAGTTCCCTGGTGCGCCGGCTCTTGTCGCGGTCCCGGTAGGTGAAGTACCGGAAGCCGAGGTAGTTGAAGATGATCGCCACGACCGTCGCGATGACGCTCGCCCGCACCACCTGGAGGTCGGTCACCTGCCGCACCAGGTTGAACACGAGGAGGTTGACCAGGAGTCCCGCTCCACCCACCGCACCGAACTTGGCGACCTCACGCACCAACTGGTCGAGACGCTGCCGTATGGCGCTGCGAGTCGCCGGAGGCGTCGCCTGAAGCCCCGAGGAACCTCGTCCCATGGTTGTGAAGGCTCCTGTCGGTCGATTTGTCGGTTGGGTTTCGTCAACGCAGCCATGCTAACCACCCCCCTTCGCGATTGCCTGTGCGTGAGCTCATACGTCAGGGAAGAGACGGGGATGAGAGGGGGAAGAGAAGGGGGAAGAGAGGGGCAGAGACCCGGAAAAAGTCCGGTAAGAGGGTCGCCCCGGAGCGGCCGATACCCTAGGGGCGTGACGTTCCCGGTAGTCGGCATGGTCGGCGGGGGCCAGCTCGCTCGTATGACACACGAAGCAGGCATCCCGCTGGGCATCAGGTTCAAGCTTCTCAGTGACACCCCGCAGGATTCCGCGGCGCAGGTCGTCAGCGATGTCGTCGTCGGCGACTATCGCGACCTCGACACGCTTCGCGAGTTCGCCCGAGGGTGCGATGTGATCACTTTCGATCACGAACATGTACCCACCGAGCACCTCAGGGCGCTCGAGGCGGACGGCATCCCCGTACGCCCCGGCCCCGACGCGCTCGTACACGCCCAGGACAAGGGTGTGATGCGCGCGAAGCTCGACGCGATCGGCGTGCCGTGTCCGCGGCACCGCATCGTCAGCGACCCGGGCGACGTGGCCGCTTTCGCGGCGGAGGGCGACGGTTTCCCGGTGGTCCTCAAGACGGTCCGCGGCGGCTACGACGGCAAGGGCGTCTGGGTCGTCGACTCCGTCGAGGAGGCCGCCGAGCCGTTCCGCGCCGGTGTCCCGGTCCTCGCCGAGGAGAAGGTCGACTACGTCCGCGAGCTCGCCGCCAACGTCGTACGCTCCCCGCACGGCCAGGCCGTCGCCTATCCGGTGGTCGAGTCCCAGCAGGTGGGCGGCGTCTGCGACACGGTCATCGCCCCCGCGCCCGACCTCGACGAGTCCCTCGCCCTTAAGGCCGAGGAGATGGCTCTGACCATCGCCAAGGAACTCGGCGTCGTCGGCCACCTCGCCGTCGAGCTGTTCCAGACCCGCGACGGCCGCATCCTCGTCAACGAACTGGCGATGCGCCCGCACAACTCGGGCCACTGGAGCCAGGACGGCGCCATCACCTCGCAGTTCGCCAACCACGTCCGGGCCGTCCTCGACCTCCCCCTCGGCGACCCGC
It encodes:
- a CDS encoding ATP-binding protein; this translates as MRRRLIQSTLAVVLVVIAVFGVSLVIVETRTITNTAQERVDTEAVRLASIVDSRLLGDETVDAAVLRDQIQGDRYAEIRIPQKPVIEVGAKPSGDVISATETGEEGETVTVQEPRSSVTREVGRTLLIIGAVALLAVIAAVLLAVRQANRLASPLTDLAETAERLGSGDPRPRHKRYGVPELDRVADVLDSSAERIARMLTAERRLAADASHQLRTPLTALSMRLEEITLTEDLDTVKDEATIALTQVERLTDVVERLLTNSRDPRNGSAVTFDLDEVIQQQLAEWRPAYRSVGRAIVSSGKRHLEAVGTPGAVAQVLAALIENSLMHGGGTVALRTRVTGNQAVIEVTDEGPGIPPDLGARIFERAISGRNSTGIGLAVARDLAEADGGRLEMLQTKPPVIALFLSRTPPPKKAQESGLTVR
- a CDS encoding GtrA family protein, which produces MGRGSSGLQATPPATRSAIRQRLDQLVREVAKFGAVGGAGLLVNLLVFNLVRQVTDLQVVRASVIATVVAIIFNYLGFRYFTYRDRDKSRRTRELGLFLLFSVVGLVIENGVLYAATYGFGWDSPLQSNIFKFLGIGIATLFRFWSYRTWVFRALPVEEPAPPAESFLERRPAAREPRVGQRVG
- a CDS encoding 5-(carboxyamino)imidazole ribonucleotide synthase, which produces MTFPVVGMVGGGQLARMTHEAGIPLGIRFKLLSDTPQDSAAQVVSDVVVGDYRDLDTLREFARGCDVITFDHEHVPTEHLRALEADGIPVRPGPDALVHAQDKGVMRAKLDAIGVPCPRHRIVSDPGDVAAFAAEGDGFPVVLKTVRGGYDGKGVWVVDSVEEAAEPFRAGVPVLAEEKVDYVRELAANVVRSPHGQAVAYPVVESQQVGGVCDTVIAPAPDLDESLALKAEEMALTIAKELGVVGHLAVELFQTRDGRILVNELAMRPHNSGHWSQDGAITSQFANHVRAVLDLPLGDPRPRAEWTVMVNVLGGDYPDMYSAYLHCMARDPQLKIHMYGKDVKPGRKVGHVNTYGDDLDDVLERARHAAGYLRGTITE